A DNA window from Pithys albifrons albifrons isolate INPA30051 chromosome 7, PitAlb_v1, whole genome shotgun sequence contains the following coding sequences:
- the LOC139674254 gene encoding olfactory receptor 14C36-like has translation MSNSSSISQFLLLPLADTRQLQLLHLWLFLGIFLAALLGNGLIISAVACDHHLHTPMHFFLLHLSLTDLGCICTTVPKAIHNSLWDTTTISYMGCAAQLFFFLFFIMTEFFLLTIMSYDRYIAICKPLHYGTLLGSRACAHMAAAAWASGFLHALLHTANTFSLPLCQGNALGQFFCEIPQIVKLSCSHSYLREVGLLVVSACLAFGCFIFMVFSYVQIFRAVLRIPSEQGRHKAFSTCLPHLAVVSLFVSTSFFAYLKPPTISSASLDLALSVLYSVVPPALNPFIYSLRNKELKDAVRKIMTRCIFTALSVPALSGAIGASRDLEFGF, from the exons atgtccaacagcagctccatcagccagttcctcctcctgccattggcagacacgcggcagctgcagctcctgcacttgtggctcttcctgggcatcttcctggctgccctcctgggcaacggcctcatcatcagcgccgtagcctgcgaccaccacctgcacacccccatgcacttcttcctgctccacctgtccctcacagacctgggctgcatctgcaccactgtccccaaagccattcacaactccctctgggacaccacaaccatctcctacatgggatgtgctgcacagctctttttctttttgttcttcatcatgacagagtttttcctcctcaccatcatgtcCTACGACCGCTAcattgccatctgcaaacccctgcactacgggaccctcctgggcagcagagcttgtgcccacatggcagcagctgcctgggccagcgGCTTTCtccatgctctgctgcacacagccaatacattttccctgcccctgtgccagggcaatgccctgggccagttcttctgtgaaatccctcagatcgtcaagctctcctgctcacactcctacctcagggaagtTGGGCTTCTTGTGGTTAGTGCCTGTTTAGCTTttggctgtttcattttcatggttttctcctatgtgcagatcttcagggctgtgctgaggatcccctctgagcagggacggcacaaagccttttccacgtgcctccctcacctggccgtggtctccctgtttgtcagcacaTCATTTTTTGCCTACCTTAAGCCTCCCACAATCTCCTCCGCATCTTTGGATCTGGcattgtcagttctgtactcggtggttcctccagcactgaaccccttcatctacagcctgagaaataaggaactcaaggatgctgtgaggaaaataatGACTCGATGCATTTTTACA gctttgtcagtacctgccctcagtggggccATTGGTGCTTCAAGGGACTTGGAGTttggcttctga
- the LOC139673864 gene encoding class I histocompatibility antigen, F10 alpha chain-like isoform X2, which translates to MAPALGLGALLGLLGLLGAPGGSTEVLHSLRYLNVAVLEPSPGIPQYMIMGFLDGIPFVRYDSERGRMEPQTPWMEKGPEPGYWDRQTEINKRNQHVAAANLETQRGVHTRQQVSGCDVLSDGTVRGSFRIGYDGRDFISFELGSKSFVAADGAAQVTKRRWETEGIEVERRTNYLEHSCPEWLQKYVGYGREALERKEPPDVHVSGKEEHGILTLSCHAYGFYPGVIGISWMKGDEIRDQETEWGGVVPNSDGTFHSWARIEALPGEREQYQCRVEHAGMPEPGIFAWEPESIWNSTPVVVALSVIAAIIIISLMGFGVWKLQSGRRKRNGYNTKCL; encoded by the exons ATGGCCCCAGCGCTGGGTCTGGGGgcgctcctggggctgctggggctcctgggggccCCGGGGGGGTCGACGGAGG TTCTCCACTCTCTGCGGTACCTGAATGTGGCAGTGTTGGAGCCCAGCCCGGGGATCCCCCAGTACATGATCATGGGGTTCCTGGATGGGATCCCGTTTGTGCGCTACGACAGCGAGCGGGGCCGGATGGAGCCGCAGACGCCGTGGATGGAGAAGGGACCTGAGCCGGGATATTGGGATAGACAGACTGAGATCAACAAGCGGAACCAGCACGTGGCTGCTGCCAACCTGGAGACACAGCGGG GTGTTCACACTCGGCAGCAGGTTTCGGGCTGTGATGTCCTGTCCGACGGGACCGTCCGTGGATCCTTCCGGATTGGCTACGACGGGCGGGATTTCATCTCCTTCGAGCTGGGATCCAAGAGCTTCGTGGCAGCCGACGGCGCTGCCCAGGTCACCAAGAGGAGATGGGAAACTGAAGGGATCGAGGTGGAGAGGCGAACAAATTACCTGGAGCACAGCTGTCCAGAATGGCTCCAGAAATACGTTGGATACGGGCGGGAGGCACTGGAGCGCAAAG AGCCCCCTGATGTCCATGTCTCTGGCAAAGAGGAACACGGGATTCTGACGTTGTCCTGCCACGCGTACGGATTCTACCCTGGGGTCATCGGGATCAGCTGGATGAAGGGGGATGAAATCCGGGATCAGGAGACAGAGTGGGGCGGGGTCGTTCCCAACAGCGACGGCACCTTCCACAGCTGGGCCAGGATCGAGGCTCTGCCGGGGGAGCGGGAGCAGTACCAGTGCCGGGTGGAGCACGCCGGGATGCCGGAGCCTGGGATCTTCGCCTGGG AGCCAGAATCCATCTGGAATTCCACCCCAGTGGTGGTCGCCCTGTCCGTCATCGctgccatcatcatcatcagccTCATGGGATTTGGTGTCTGGAAGCTGCAGTCTG gaaggaggaagaggaatggATACAACACAAAATGCCTATGA
- the LOC139673864 gene encoding class I histocompatibility antigen, F10 alpha chain-like isoform X1, which translates to MAPALGLGALLGLLGLLGAPGGSTEVLHSLRYLNVAVLEPSPGIPQYMIMGFLDGIPFVRYDSERGRMEPQTPWMEKGPEPGYWDRQTEINKRNQHVAAANLETQRGRYNQSGGVHTRQQVSGCDVLSDGTVRGSFRIGYDGRDFISFELGSKSFVAADGAAQVTKRRWETEGIEVERRTNYLEHSCPEWLQKYVGYGREALERKEPPDVHVSGKEEHGILTLSCHAYGFYPGVIGISWMKGDEIRDQETEWGGVVPNSDGTFHSWARIEALPGEREQYQCRVEHAGMPEPGIFAWEPESIWNSTPVVVALSVIAAIIIISLMGFGVWKLQSGRRKRNGYNTKCL; encoded by the exons ATGGCCCCAGCGCTGGGTCTGGGGgcgctcctggggctgctggggctcctgggggccCCGGGGGGGTCGACGGAGG TTCTCCACTCTCTGCGGTACCTGAATGTGGCAGTGTTGGAGCCCAGCCCGGGGATCCCCCAGTACATGATCATGGGGTTCCTGGATGGGATCCCGTTTGTGCGCTACGACAGCGAGCGGGGCCGGATGGAGCCGCAGACGCCGTGGATGGAGAAGGGACCTGAGCCGGGATATTGGGATAGACAGACTGAGATCAACAAGCGGAACCAGCACGTGGCTGCTGCCAACCTGGAGACACAGCGGGGTCGGTACAACCAGAGCGGGG GTGTTCACACTCGGCAGCAGGTTTCGGGCTGTGATGTCCTGTCCGACGGGACCGTCCGTGGATCCTTCCGGATTGGCTACGACGGGCGGGATTTCATCTCCTTCGAGCTGGGATCCAAGAGCTTCGTGGCAGCCGACGGCGCTGCCCAGGTCACCAAGAGGAGATGGGAAACTGAAGGGATCGAGGTGGAGAGGCGAACAAATTACCTGGAGCACAGCTGTCCAGAATGGCTCCAGAAATACGTTGGATACGGGCGGGAGGCACTGGAGCGCAAAG AGCCCCCTGATGTCCATGTCTCTGGCAAAGAGGAACACGGGATTCTGACGTTGTCCTGCCACGCGTACGGATTCTACCCTGGGGTCATCGGGATCAGCTGGATGAAGGGGGATGAAATCCGGGATCAGGAGACAGAGTGGGGCGGGGTCGTTCCCAACAGCGACGGCACCTTCCACAGCTGGGCCAGGATCGAGGCTCTGCCGGGGGAGCGGGAGCAGTACCAGTGCCGGGTGGAGCACGCCGGGATGCCGGAGCCTGGGATCTTCGCCTGGG AGCCAGAATCCATCTGGAATTCCACCCCAGTGGTGGTCGCCCTGTCCGTCATCGctgccatcatcatcatcagccTCATGGGATTTGGTGTCTGGAAGCTGCAGTCTG gaaggaggaagaggaatggATACAACACAAAATGCCTATGA